The Gammaproteobacteria bacterium genome contains a region encoding:
- the rsgA gene encoding ribosome small subunit-dependent GTPase A translates to MESRHPELNDLGWDVWFEQRAGCKPTDTIARVVAVDRDQWLLVDQAGPFRAKPAGSFLHRHRLSHEMPCVGDWVCVEKHPGDDFGVIHALLERRTALRRKSAGDAVEYQMIAANIDYVLIVQSCHVDFNLKRLERYLVMTREGGAEPYILLTKTDMVEPAVVSAQVAEIRAAGIAAPVLTLSNVTQAGVDEFRRLLLPGKTYCFVGSSGVGKSTLINRLIGHEALETQAVSGTGEGRHTTVRRALMRLDGGALVIDNPGMREFGILEAEGGLGDSFSNIAALAPGCRYRNCSHTRESGCAVIAAVNSGEISRAHYQNYLKLRKESGFHQLSYAERRKKDRDFGRYIKSAKGAWTMTSLSAAAHHASPQARRR, encoded by the coding sequence ATGGAAAGTCGGCACCCAGAACTGAATGACCTGGGCTGGGACGTCTGGTTCGAGCAACGGGCCGGATGCAAACCCACGGATACTATCGCCCGCGTTGTGGCCGTCGATCGCGACCAGTGGCTGCTCGTGGACCAGGCCGGCCCTTTCCGCGCGAAGCCGGCCGGCAGCTTTCTGCATCGTCATCGCCTGTCCCATGAAATGCCCTGCGTCGGCGACTGGGTGTGCGTGGAGAAACACCCGGGAGACGACTTTGGCGTGATCCACGCGCTTTTGGAGCGAAGGACCGCGCTGCGCCGGAAGTCGGCGGGGGATGCCGTCGAGTATCAGATGATCGCGGCGAACATCGATTATGTGCTTATCGTGCAGTCCTGCCACGTTGACTTCAATCTGAAGCGGTTGGAACGTTACCTGGTCATGACGCGGGAGGGCGGGGCGGAGCCGTACATCCTGCTCACCAAAACGGACATGGTGGAGCCTGCCGTTGTGTCCGCGCAGGTGGCGGAGATTCGTGCCGCAGGTATTGCGGCCCCGGTACTCACCCTGAGCAACGTCACGCAGGCAGGCGTCGATGAGTTCAGGCGGCTGTTGCTGCCGGGCAAGACCTATTGCTTTGTCGGCTCGTCGGGCGTGGGCAAGAGCACGCTGATCAATCGCCTGATCGGTCATGAGGCGCTGGAAACACAGGCGGTGAGCGGGACCGGCGAGGGGAGGCATACAACCGTGCGTCGCGCGCTGATGCGTCTCGACGGCGGCGCGCTGGTGATCGACAACCCGGGGATGCGCGAGTTCGGCATCCTGGAAGCGGAAGGCGGCCTGGGGGACAGTTTCTCCAATATCGCCGCCCTCGCACCCGGCTGCCGCTATCGGAATTGCAGCCATACCCGCGAGTCCGGCTGCGCCGTGATCGCGGCGGTGAATTCCGGGGAAATCAGCCGGGCGCACTATCAGAATTACCTGAAACTCCGGAAAGAGTCCGGGTTCCACCAGTTGTCGTATGCCGAACGGAGAAAGAAGGATCGTGACTTCGGCCGGTACATCAAGTCGGCGAAGGGAGCCTGGACGATGACTAGTTTGTCGGCGGCGGCGCATCACGCCTCGCCGCAGGCGCGACGGCGCTGA
- a CDS encoding 2OG-Fe(II) oxygenase: MLPVHPYWWFKGAISPEDCRRIMARGQEALEQLKQIGGDTTGVTLGSTHKGAENAGASALADRTLEDAAQEAGASQPEATKGKYIRDSEVCFLSDGWIYDLVFPLIAEANQRAGWLYEVDFAEPLQFAAYRPGGFYGWHTDGFTCHNGAYRAFEPGVTPLVNGKPPPNCIDNPKMLGKVRKLSMTLNLNEPGAYEGGNLKFDFGPHVRHRERYHECEEIRPQGSMIVFPSYVYHQVTPVTSGIRYSLVVWVLGKPFR; the protein is encoded by the coding sequence ATGCTCCCGGTACATCCCTATTGGTGGTTCAAGGGCGCGATCTCCCCGGAAGATTGCCGCAGGATCATGGCGCGCGGTCAGGAGGCCCTGGAACAGTTAAAGCAAATCGGGGGCGACACGACCGGCGTCACCCTGGGCTCCACGCACAAGGGCGCGGAAAATGCCGGCGCCAGCGCGCTGGCAGACCGGACGCTGGAGGATGCGGCGCAGGAGGCCGGCGCCTCACAGCCGGAGGCCACGAAGGGAAAATACATCCGGGACAGCGAGGTCTGTTTCCTCAGCGACGGCTGGATCTACGACCTGGTGTTTCCGCTGATCGCCGAGGCCAACCAGCGCGCCGGCTGGCTTTACGAGGTCGATTTCGCCGAGCCGTTGCAGTTCGCGGCCTACCGGCCGGGCGGATTCTACGGCTGGCACACCGACGGCTTCACCTGCCATAACGGTGCGTACCGCGCGTTCGAGCCCGGCGTCACCCCGCTGGTGAACGGCAAGCCGCCGCCGAACTGCATCGACAATCCGAAGATGCTGGGCAAGGTCAGGAAGCTGAGCATGACGCTGAACCTGAACGAGCCGGGTGCCTATGAGGGCGGGAACCTCAAGTTCGATTTCGGCCCGCACGTGCGCCACCGGGAACGCTATCACGAGTGCGAGGAGATCCGGCCGCAGGGTTCGATGATCGTGTTCCCGTCCTACGTCTACCACCAGGTCACGCCGGTGACCTCCGGGATCCGCTATTCCCTGGTGGTGTGGGTGCTCGGCAAGCCGTTCCGTTAG
- a CDS encoding HDOD domain-containing protein, whose product MASHQIEIFWHDLVADIRANRVVLPALPDIALRTRKLLEDRNVTTGQIARVISADAVLTTRLLRVVNSPLYRTHAQIEDVRSAITRLGNANVRSVVTSLAMEQLYQNKLASPLKRKLLARNWEHGVHVAALSYILADNYTMLNADEAMLAGLVHDIGKLPILEYAEMLPDIAADEHALNRLLEVLHARVGALVLGSWKFPPELITVAAEHENFTREPGTAADYTDVVTVANLLSYIGSDHPYTRLDWSAIPAFERLALTPEESIAVMKDAREQIHEIKHLLAG is encoded by the coding sequence ATGGCATCGCACCAAATCGAAATCTTCTGGCACGACCTGGTCGCGGACATCCGCGCCAACCGCGTGGTCCTGCCGGCCCTGCCGGACATCGCGCTCCGGACGCGCAAGCTGCTGGAGGACCGCAACGTCACCACCGGCCAGATCGCGCGCGTCATCAGCGCCGATGCCGTGCTGACCACGCGCCTGCTGCGTGTCGTGAACAGTCCGCTCTACCGCACCCACGCCCAGATCGAGGATGTCCGCAGCGCGATCACCCGCCTCGGCAACGCCAACGTGCGCAGCGTGGTGACCAGCCTCGCCATGGAGCAGCTCTACCAGAACAAGCTCGCCTCGCCGCTCAAGCGGAAGCTGCTCGCGCGCAACTGGGAACACGGCGTCCACGTGGCGGCGCTCAGTTACATCCTGGCCGACAACTACACGATGCTGAACGCCGACGAGGCGATGCTGGCCGGACTGGTGCATGACATTGGCAAGCTGCCGATCCTGGAATACGCCGAGATGCTGCCGGACATCGCGGCCGACGAGCACGCGCTGAACCGCCTGCTCGAGGTGCTGCATGCGCGGGTCGGCGCGCTGGTGCTGGGGAGCTGGAAATTCCCGCCGGAGCTGATCACGGTGGCGGCGGAGCACGAAAACTTCACCCGCGAACCGGGCACCGCCGCCGATTACACCGACGTGGTGACCGTGGCCAATCTGCTCAGCTACATCGGCAGCGACCACCCCTACACCCGGCTCGACTGGTCAGCGATTCCCGCCTTCGAACGCCTCGCCCTGACGCCCGAGGAGAGCATTGCGGTGATGAAGGACGCGCGCGAACAGATCCACGAGATCAAGCATCTACTGGCAGGATAG